One Campylobacter pinnipediorum subsp. caledonicus genomic window carries:
- a CDS encoding RluA family pseudouridine synthase, translated as MNQEKAYKLLALQEGISNNEAKELIDSGLVFAKGQKLAIARAMLNINTKFTVQKLQEPKKIFEDENLIAIDKPAFITSEKISEMYKTPLLHRLDKETSGVLLLVKNEEFAKIAINEFKNMRVKKKYVAAVKGIFSEDVLVNEPILTIKGKGGAISKISKDGKEAISRVSPLMVVGKKTLLKVEIDTGRTHQIRVHLASLNAPIVGDEKYGKNRANRMFLHAYSIEILKYKFKSFLPSEFNTLGFEISKKYEI; from the coding sequence ATGAATCAAGAAAAGGCGTATAAGCTACTAGCTTTACAAGAGGGAATTTCAAACAATGAAGCAAAAGAGCTTATAGATAGCGGACTTGTTTTTGCAAAAGGTCAAAAACTTGCCATAGCAAGAGCTATGTTAAATATAAATACAAAATTTACAGTTCAAAAATTGCAAGAACCAAAAAAAATATTTGAAGATGAAAATCTGATAGCCATAGATAAACCAGCATTTATTACAAGTGAAAAGATAAGCGAAATGTATAAAACGCCACTTTTACATAGGCTCGATAAAGAGACAAGCGGTGTTTTACTACTAGTTAAAAACGAAGAATTTGCCAAAATCGCCATTAATGAGTTTAAAAATATGCGAGTTAAAAAGAAATATGTGGCAGCTGTAAAAGGTATATTTAGCGAAGATGTTTTAGTAAATGAGCCAATACTTACCATAAAAGGTAAGGGCGGTGCTATATCAAAGATATCAAAAGATGGTAAAGAAGCCATTAGTAGAGTTTCTCCTCTTATGGTTGTTGGTAAAAAAACTCTTTTAAAGGTTGAGATAGATACTGGCAGAACACATCAGATAAGAGTGCATTTAGCGAGTTTAAATGCCCCTATTGTAGGAGATGAAAAATATGGTAAAAATAGAGCAAATAGAATGTTTTTACATGCTTATAGTATTGAGATACTAAAATACAAATTTAAATCATTTTTGCCTAGTGAGTTTAATACCCTTGGTTTTGAAATTTCAAAAAAATATGAAATTTAA
- the ffh gene encoding signal recognition particle protein → MFEQISESFRLALSKVRFVDDEKALKNAMDVLKKALLKADVHHKVTKDLLVSIENDMKQGSIGQKQFLDAIKSNLTTVLTAPGNQGFVYASVAPTTVLMAGLQGSGKTTTTVKLASYLKLRKKRVLIAACDLQRLAAVEQLRQLCETNEIDLFYIENETDPVKVAKEALSKAKSGLYDVLLVDTAGRLAIDEKLMQELQDIKNIVNPHEIFYVADAMSGQDGVRSASKFNEILNISGVILSKFDSDSKGGVAISVAKQLQIPLRFVGVGEKVSDLESFIPDRIVSRIMGEGDLATLVEKTSTIIDEKEAKRLSQKIKKGQFNFNDFLDQMESVKKLGSMKSLLGMIPGMSNMANQIKDIDLENSKEILHIRAMINSMTKKERENPDLLNNSRKRRLAAGSGLSQMEVNRFLKQFENASKLAKKFSGKGGAKGLANMLAQANLKRPV, encoded by the coding sequence GTGTTTGAACAAATAAGTGAATCTTTTAGATTAGCCCTAAGTAAAGTTCGTTTTGTTGATGACGAAAAGGCATTAAAAAATGCCATGGATGTTCTAAAAAAAGCACTATTAAAAGCAGATGTTCACCATAAAGTTACAAAAGATTTATTGGTATCTATAGAAAACGATATGAAACAAGGTTCTATAGGTCAAAAACAATTTTTAGATGCTATTAAATCAAACCTAACAACAGTTTTAACAGCACCAGGCAATCAAGGCTTTGTTTATGCTAGTGTTGCTCCTACCACAGTTTTGATGGCTGGTCTTCAAGGTTCGGGTAAGACAACTACCACTGTTAAGTTAGCAAGTTATCTAAAACTTAGAAAAAAAAGAGTTTTGATAGCTGCTTGTGACTTACAAAGACTAGCAGCAGTTGAACAGCTTCGCCAGCTTTGTGAAACAAACGAGATAGACCTTTTTTATATAGAAAACGAAACAGATCCAGTAAAAGTAGCCAAAGAGGCTTTATCTAAGGCTAAAAGTGGTCTTTATGATGTTTTATTAGTTGATACCGCTGGTCGTTTGGCTATAGATGAAAAGCTAATGCAAGAACTTCAAGATATAAAAAACATAGTAAATCCACATGAAATTTTTTATGTTGCTGATGCTATGAGTGGTCAAGATGGTGTAAGATCAGCATCTAAATTTAATGAAATTTTAAATATTAGCGGCGTTATATTATCTAAATTTGACTCTGATTCTAAGGGCGGTGTTGCTATAAGTGTTGCAAAACAGCTTCAAATTCCACTAAGATTTGTTGGTGTTGGTGAAAAAGTATCTGACTTAGAAAGCTTTATCCCAGATAGAATCGTAAGTAGGATTATGGGTGAGGGCGATTTAGCTACACTTGTTGAGAAAACTAGCACGATTATAGATGAAAAAGAGGCAAAGAGATTAAGCCAGAAGATTAAAAAAGGTCAGTTTAACTTCAATGACTTTTTAGATCAAATGGAAAGTGTAAAAAAACTAGGCTCTATGAAATCACTTTTAGGTATGATACCTGGAATGTCAAATATGGCAAACCAGATAAAAGACATAGATCTTGAAAACTCAAAAGAGATACTGCATATAAGAGCTATGATAAACTCAATGACAAAAAAAGAGAGAGAAAATCCTGATTTGTTAAATAATAGCAGAAAAAGGCGTTTGGCTGCTGGTTCTGGACTTTCTCAGATGGAAGTAAATCGCTTTTTAAAACAGTTTGAAAATGCATCTAAACTAGCTAAGAAATTTTCAGGCAAGGGTGGTGCAAAAGGACTTGCAAATATGCTAGCCCAAGCTAATCTAAAAAGACCTGTTTAA
- a CDS encoding c-type cytochrome, whose translation MKIIKILSLACCLGYFAFGASEVYYIKATGEFGKNLSEVAKQYAKDNNANIDIFVDEDPRTYKDTRVLKLGVNKRGHYSTSLGKELYEKNCMSCHGEDMQKRPSGATALKNMSAEDIEGSVISYRTDNEFGGSNKILMRDVARKISNSDLGAIIHYIKGEDAYSSDIEYENKPVSTEKKQGSYLR comes from the coding sequence ATGAAAATAATAAAAATTTTATCTTTGGCGTGCTGTTTAGGCTATTTTGCATTTGGTGCAAGCGAGGTTTATTATATAAAAGCTACAGGTGAGTTTGGAAAAAACCTTTCAGAAGTCGCAAAACAATATGCCAAAGATAATAATGCTAATATAGATATCTTTGTGGATGAAGACCCTAGAACTTATAAAGATACTAGAGTTTTAAAACTAGGTGTAAATAAAAGAGGGCATTATTCTACTTCTTTGGGTAAAGAACTTTATGAAAAGAACTGTATGTCTTGTCATGGTGAAGATATGCAAAAGCGTCCAAGTGGAGCAACTGCTCTTAAAAATATGAGCGCTGAGGACATAGAAGGTAGTGTTATATCCTATAGAACCGATAATGAATTTGGCGGTAGTAATAAAATACTTATGCGAGATGTGGCCAGAAAAATTTCAAATAGCGACCTTGGTGCTATAATACATTATATAAAAGGCGAAGATGCGTATTCAAGTGATATTGAATATGAAAATAAGCCAGTATCTACAGAAAAAAAACAAGGAAGCTATCTAAGATAG
- a CDS encoding aryl-sulfate sulfotransferase: MKSKSIISSALVAAMLIGGLSTTAFAIGGPSGPKNDYQVQGKIGAIKLNPYGYAPLTAIIMNGGYILSDVQVTILPKKDGQTISYKVDNQTLKTYGGIPVFGLYPSYTNTVEVTYTKAAIGFKNETVTEQYLITTGGIGLTPSGLTMQKGPLFGTVKVVTPAAKEFADRLYLINNVSGKAPGRSSQATWNNPAGGALEWNDSSNSFVVDTKGEVRWFFDSDKLLDYGNIYKTGIQMGFRQNVDGALTWGFGQRYVKYDLMGRQIFDRQLPLGYNDFSHSLKNASNGDYFLRVGTSNVKRPDGKNVRTVRDTIVEVDQNGNVVDDWRLFEILDPYRADAILVLDQGAVCLNVDASKAGHTTSSQELAKLDKQDKFGDIAGTGIGRNWAHVNSVDYDKNDDSIIISSRHQNAFIKIGRDKKIKWIAGTHKGWKKEFQDKLLQPVDSKGKKIVCDDEYSKCPGYLNENGGFDWTWTQHTAFLIDSKSNKDIVYLTVFDNGDSRGMEQPALPSMKYSRAVVYKIDQNKMTIQQVWEYGKQRGSDWFSAVTSLTEYQKDKDSIVVYSATAGMQFDLSKGVPVGDPAPELLEFKWGSTTPSFQLKFTGTGIGYQAMPLSLEKAFNKKNK; encoded by the coding sequence ATGAAATCAAAAAGTATTATTTCATCAGCCTTAGTTGCTGCAATGCTTATAGGCGGACTTAGCACAACTGCATTTGCCATAGGCGGACCAAGCGGACCAAAAAATGACTATCAAGTACAAGGTAAAATAGGCGCTATTAAGTTAAATCCTTATGGATATGCCCCACTAACAGCTATAATTATGAATGGTGGCTACATCCTTTCAGATGTGCAAGTAACCATTCTTCCGAAAAAAGATGGACAAACTATTAGTTATAAGGTAGATAATCAAACTCTAAAAACTTATGGTGGCATACCTGTATTTGGTCTTTATCCATCATATACAAATACTGTTGAAGTTACTTATACAAAAGCAGCTATTGGCTTTAAAAACGAAACAGTTACTGAGCAGTATTTAATAACAACAGGCGGTATAGGTTTAACTCCATCAGGGCTTACTATGCAAAAAGGACCTTTATTTGGCACTGTAAAAGTTGTAACTCCTGCCGCAAAAGAATTTGCAGACAGACTTTATCTTATAAATAATGTTTCAGGAAAAGCTCCTGGAAGAAGCTCTCAAGCTACTTGGAATAATCCAGCTGGTGGTGCTTTAGAGTGGAATGATTCATCAAATTCATTCGTTGTTGATACAAAAGGCGAGGTAAGATGGTTTTTTGATTCAGACAAATTATTGGATTATGGTAATATATACAAAACCGGTATTCAAATGGGCTTTAGACAAAATGTAGATGGTGCTTTAACTTGGGGTTTTGGACAAAGATATGTTAAGTATGATTTGATGGGAAGACAAATTTTTGATCGTCAATTACCACTTGGATATAATGACTTTTCTCACTCTTTAAAAAATGCTTCAAATGGCGATTATTTTCTAAGAGTTGGCACATCTAATGTAAAAAGACCAGATGGTAAAAATGTAAGAACAGTTAGAGATACAATTGTTGAAGTTGATCAAAATGGAAATGTTGTTGATGATTGGAGATTGTTTGAGATACTTGATCCTTATAGAGCCGATGCTATTTTGGTTCTAGATCAAGGTGCGGTTTGTTTAAATGTTGATGCTTCTAAGGCAGGCCATACTACAAGCTCCCAAGAACTTGCAAAACTTGATAAACAAGATAAGTTTGGTGATATAGCAGGAACTGGTATAGGTAGAAACTGGGCTCATGTAAATAGTGTTGATTATGACAAAAATGATGATTCTATTATTATCTCAAGCCGCCATCAAAATGCTTTTATAAAAATAGGTAGAGATAAAAAAATAAAATGGATAGCTGGTACACATAAGGGTTGGAAGAAAGAATTCCAAGATAAATTACTTCAACCAGTTGATAGCAAAGGTAAAAAAATCGTTTGTGATGATGAGTATAGTAAATGTCCAGGATATCTAAATGAAAATGGTGGATTTGACTGGACTTGGACACAACATACTGCATTTTTGATTGATTCTAAGTCAAATAAAGATATAGTTTATCTTACAGTATTTGATAATGGAGACAGTCGTGGTATGGAGCAACCAGCTCTTCCTAGCATGAAATACTCTCGTGCTGTTGTATATAAAATAGATCAAAATAAAATGACTATACAGCAAGTTTGGGAATACGGCAAACAAAGAGGAAGCGATTGGTTTAGTGCTGTTACAAGTTTAACAGAATATCAAAAAGATAAGGATTCAATTGTAGTTTATTCAGCAACTGCTGGTATGCAATTTGATTTATCAAAAGGTGTGCCTGTCGGTGATCCTGCTCCTGAACTTTTGGAATTTAAATGGGGCTCAACGACTCCATCATTTCAACTTAAATTTACAGGCACTGGTATAGGCTATCAAGCGATGCCTTTAAGTCTTGAAAAAGCTTTTAATAAAAAAAATAAATAA
- the rpsP gene encoding 30S ribosomal protein S16 — MATVVRLTRMGRKKRPFYRVVVTDSRKRRDSGWIESIGYYNPMVEPEVININEERLAYWKSVGAKLSDRVAQITKK, encoded by the coding sequence ATGGCAACAGTTGTAAGACTAACTAGAATGGGAAGAAAGAAAAGACCATTTTACCGTGTAGTTGTGACAGATAGTAGAAAAAGACGTGATAGTGGTTGGATAGAGAGCATAGGTTATTATAACCCTATGGTTGAGCCTGAAGTTATTAATATAAACGAAGAAAGACTTGCTTATTGGAAAAGCGTAGGCGCTAAACTTAGCGATAGAGTTGCGCAAATAACCAAAAAATAA
- the rplS gene encoding 50S ribosomal protein L19: protein MRNKYIDAFENAQIAAKNVPEFRAGDTLRVAIRIKEGDKTRIQNFEGVCIARRGSGTGETFIIRKIGANSVGVERIFPIYSESIEDIAVLRRGRVRRAKLFYLRGLRGKAAKIRELRK from the coding sequence ATGAGAAATAAATACATTGATGCATTTGAAAATGCTCAGATTGCAGCTAAGAATGTGCCTGAATTTCGTGCAGGGGATACACTTCGTGTGGCTATCCGCATAAAAGAGGGTGATAAAACTAGGATACAAAATTTTGAAGGTGTTTGTATAGCTAGACGTGGAAGTGGAACAGGTGAGACTTTCATTATAAGAAAGATCGGTGCTAATAGTGTTGGCGTTGAGAGAATTTTCCCTATATATAGCGAAAGCATAGAGGATATAGCTGTTCTTAGAAGAGGTCGCGTTAGAAGAGCTAAGTTGTTTTATCTACGTGGTTTACGTGGTAAAGCTGCTAAGATCAGAGAACTTAGAAAATAA
- a CDS encoding major outer membrane protein: MKLTKISLAALVALGTFSVASATPLEEAIKGIDVSGSLLYRYDNVTEKETSKDNGKAKEEKDSKGKAKLNAALNFSAALADDFFGVLSTIYTSQDQLGHTLGATGQSKPDAYDVSHTRNHFEIRQFYLGYKADNTTITAGKQELGTFFTDDAVGTGIRVINSDIEGLTLAAVGFGAIENHKIESDGELWSQVRQLNKVKNVKQPPVDAYDIGNLYGLAAIGSYDPVSFQLWYASLENVADLFAVELASDFAISDDLSFGLKGQYVTTDADGEMKKQVKEYSDGDFYAFEATTALYGVDLSAGYVGWKVKTNNKQEKDKAKDGVASFSLEDQGSLIDAGEYNHYDYTWLSGKGGFFFATAGYNFDKFFVGVDYKNGQNKFAAKESAKEKHEEVVGRLSYNYSKKLKFTTWYAATTTKNVGGDKDKKEDGTAYRFQAKYSF; this comes from the coding sequence ATGAAACTAACAAAAATTAGTTTAGCAGCTTTGGTTGCATTAGGAACTTTTTCTGTAGCATCAGCTACCCCACTAGAAGAAGCTATAAAAGGTATAGATGTAAGTGGTAGCTTATTATATCGTTATGATAATGTTACAGAGAAAGAAACATCTAAAGATAATGGTAAGGCTAAAGAAGAAAAAGATTCTAAAGGAAAAGCTAAGCTTAATGCAGCGCTTAACTTCAGTGCAGCTTTGGCTGATGATTTCTTTGGTGTTTTATCTACTATATATACAAGCCAAGATCAATTAGGTCATACACTTGGTGCAACTGGACAATCAAAACCAGATGCTTATGATGTTTCTCATACAAGAAATCACTTTGAAATTCGCCAGTTTTACTTAGGATATAAAGCTGATAACACTACTATAACAGCTGGTAAACAAGAGTTAGGTACATTCTTTACAGATGATGCTGTTGGTACTGGTATTAGAGTTATTAACTCTGATATAGAGGGACTGACTCTTGCTGCAGTTGGATTTGGTGCTATAGAAAACCATAAAATAGAATCAGATGGTGAGCTTTGGTCGCAAGTTCGTCAATTAAATAAAGTAAAAAATGTCAAACAACCACCAGTAGATGCCTATGATATAGGAAACCTTTATGGTCTAGCTGCTATAGGTAGTTATGATCCAGTATCATTCCAATTATGGTATGCATCTTTAGAAAATGTAGCTGATTTATTTGCTGTTGAGTTAGCTAGCGATTTTGCTATAAGTGATGATCTTAGCTTTGGCTTAAAAGGTCAGTATGTAACTACAGATGCAGATGGTGAAATGAAAAAACAAGTTAAAGAATATAGTGATGGTGATTTTTATGCATTTGAAGCTACTACAGCACTTTATGGTGTTGATCTAAGTGCTGGTTATGTTGGTTGGAAGGTAAAGACTAATAATAAACAAGAAAAAGATAAAGCAAAAGATGGTGTAGCTTCATTTTCATTAGAAGATCAAGGCTCTTTGATAGATGCTGGTGAATACAATCACTATGATTATACTTGGTTAAGTGGTAAAGGTGGATTTTTCTTTGCTACAGCTGGATATAACTTTGATAAGTTCTTTGTTGGTGTTGATTATAAAAATGGTCAAAACAAATTTGCTGCTAAAGAGAGTGCAAAAGAAAAACATGAAGAGGTTGTAGGTAGATTGTCTTACAACTATAGCAAAAAACTTAAATTTACAACTTGGTATGCAGCAACTACTACCAAAAACGTAGGTGGCGATAAAGATAAGAAAGAAGATGGTACCGCTTATAGATTCCAAGCTAAATACTCATTCTAA
- a CDS encoding KH domain-containing protein produces the protein MVENFLYEYAKLIADYPDKITVEKKNLDNDFCEIIVHADKVDTGKLIGKDGRMINAIKTVIIGCKAKDPTSYRITVKALGE, from the coding sequence ATGGTTGAAAATTTTTTATACGAATACGCTAAACTTATAGCGGATTATCCTGATAAGATAACCGTTGAGAAAAAAAATCTCGATAATGATTTTTGCGAGATTATAGTTCATGCAGATAAGGTTGATACTGGTAAACTTATCGGCAAAGATGGTAGGATGATAAATGCTATAAAAACCGTTATAATAGGTTGTAAGGCAAAAGATCCAACAAGTTATAGAATAACGGTAAAAGCACTTGGAGAATGA
- the trmD gene encoding tRNA (guanosine(37)-N1)-methyltransferase TrmD encodes MKFTFVTLFESIIKPYFNDSILHRAVKSNFIDLDFVNPRDYTKDIHNKVDEYMVGGGAGLLMSCQPLNDTLLSVKQKNTQTHFVFLTPVGKKFTQNDAKRLSKKPHICFVCGRYEGIDERVVELWADEVFSIGDFVLTGGELGALCLCDAISRNVDGVLGNPESLCIESFEQNLLEAPSFTKPNIFLNLGVVSEFLKGNHDKIRALKNQMASCKTRFFRPDLYRKIKPHIKEKHEK; translated from the coding sequence ATGAAATTTACATTTGTAACTCTTTTTGAAAGCATTATTAAGCCATATTTTAATGATTCTATTTTACATCGTGCAGTAAAATCAAATTTCATTGATTTAGATTTTGTAAATCCAAGAGATTACACAAAAGATATACACAATAAAGTAGATGAATATATGGTTGGCGGTGGTGCAGGATTATTGATGTCTTGTCAGCCATTAAACGATACTTTGCTTTCAGTGAAACAAAAAAATACTCAAACACACTTTGTTTTTTTAACTCCGGTGGGTAAAAAATTTACACAAAATGATGCAAAAAGATTATCTAAAAAGCCTCACATTTGCTTTGTTTGCGGAAGATATGAGGGTATTGATGAGCGCGTAGTTGAGCTTTGGGCTGATGAAGTTTTTAGTATAGGAGATTTTGTATTAACAGGCGGCGAACTTGGGGCTTTGTGTTTGTGTGATGCCATATCTAGAAATGTAGATGGTGTGCTTGGCAATCCTGAAAGTTTGTGTATTGAGAGTTTTGAACAAAATTTATTAGAAGCCCCATCTTTTACAAAACCAAATATTTTTTTAAATTTAGGTGTTGTTTCAGAGTTTTTAAAGGGAAATCATGATAAAATCCGAGCTTTGAAAAACCAAATGGCCAGTTGTAAAACAAGGTTTTTTCGACCTGATTTATACCGAAAAATTAAGCCACATATTAAGGAAAAACATGAGAAATAA
- a CDS encoding thiol:disulfide interchange protein DsbA/DsbL, whose amino-acid sequence MKSLFAKTTKLLSAVAIFGALSANAFTEGKDYMKLENPLPVENNTLTKVFSYACPFCYKYDKSVTPKVVEKVAGLKYVPFHLKTKGDYGEAGSKILAILAVKDMKNGTSLLDEKSLFKKAKFAYYKAYHDKKERWDAGKNEAAFLKTGLDAVGMSMDEYNKELQTPEVQDLLKKWDAAYDVAKIQGVPAFVVNGKYLIYTSSIKSIDGFAQLIEELLKK is encoded by the coding sequence ATGAAATCTTTATTTGCTAAGACAACTAAACTTTTGTCAGCTGTTGCTATCTTTGGTGCTTTAAGTGCAAATGCTTTTACAGAAGGAAAGGACTACATGAAACTAGAAAATCCTCTACCTGTAGAAAACAATACACTAACAAAAGTATTTAGTTATGCTTGCCCATTTTGTTATAAATATGATAAAAGTGTAACACCAAAAGTTGTTGAAAAAGTTGCTGGTTTAAAGTATGTTCCATTTCATCTAAAAACAAAGGGTGATTATGGTGAGGCTGGAAGCAAAATATTAGCTATTTTAGCTGTTAAAGATATGAAAAATGGCACTAGTCTTTTAGATGAAAAATCACTATTTAAAAAAGCTAAATTTGCATACTATAAAGCCTATCATGACAAAAAAGAGAGATGGGATGCTGGTAAGAATGAAGCAGCTTTTTTAAAAACAGGTCTTGATGCTGTTGGTATGAGCATGGATGAATACAATAAAGAGTTACAAACTCCAGAAGTTCAAGACTTACTTAAAAAATGGGATGCTGCCTATGATGTAGCTAAAATTCAAGGTGTTCCAGCATTTGTTGTAAATGGTAAATATCTAATCTATACAAGCAGTATCAAATCAATAGATGGTTTTGCACAACTTATAGAAGAACTATTAAAAAAATAG
- the rimM gene encoding ribosome maturation factor RimM (Essential for efficient processing of 16S rRNA), with translation MENDFLEVATLGRSVGLKGYVKLYNKSDFPEQFKKNAKFFDKDGKEFILKDFNKINSSALFFGFEDIELAKELTNKILYTTKELTRKTCKLKKDEFFYFDILSLAVVEDDEELGVVVDIQDISKDRLLEVRTDKILVDAGLPKTFFIPYIDNFILNVDLSQKTIYVKNSRAILENS, from the coding sequence TTGGAGAATGATTTTTTAGAAGTCGCTACACTTGGAAGAAGTGTCGGGCTAAAAGGCTATGTAAAGCTTTATAACAAGAGCGACTTTCCTGAACAGTTTAAAAAAAATGCAAAATTTTTTGATAAAGATGGCAAAGAATTTATTTTAAAAGATTTTAATAAAATAAATTCTAGTGCGCTGTTTTTTGGTTTTGAAGATATAGAACTAGCAAAAGAACTTACAAATAAAATTCTTTACACAACAAAAGAGCTCACAAGAAAGACATGTAAACTTAAAAAAGATGAGTTTTTTTATTTTGATATCTTATCACTTGCTGTAGTTGAAGATGATGAAGAGCTAGGTGTTGTTGTGGATATACAAGATATTTCCAAGGATAGACTTCTTGAAGTTAGAACGGATAAAATTTTAGTAGATGCTGGACTTCCTAAGACATTTTTTATCCCATATATTGATAATTTTATCTTAAATGTTGATTTATCACAAAAAACTATTTATGTTAAAAACTCAAGAGCAATACTTGAAAATTCATGA
- the dsbI gene encoding protein-disulfide oxidoreductase DsbI, producing the protein MNIVQKISSWQYTRYPWILLIIVSAGLVVLAHSFFQHYLYMPPCEQCVYIRFAFLCMTLGGILATINPKKNYFILPGYAFAFWGAIQGIMYSVKLARIHAAAHSDDPFGVQGCSTDPTYPFNLPLHIWAPDWFLPTGDCGFENSVIPDGVTLNSIQEYFINLYQDGWYLIPSQHFMSMADSTLLGFVVCFIVLLVLFTSKIITTVKNPK; encoded by the coding sequence ATGAATATAGTACAAAAAATATCATCTTGGCAATATACTAGATACCCTTGGATATTGTTGATAATTGTAAGTGCTGGGCTAGTAGTTTTAGCCCACTCTTTCTTTCAGCACTATCTTTATATGCCTCCTTGTGAGCAATGTGTATATATAAGATTTGCATTTTTATGTATGACTCTTGGTGGGATATTAGCTACAATAAACCCTAAGAAAAATTATTTTATACTACCTGGGTATGCTTTTGCTTTTTGGGGTGCAATACAAGGAATTATGTATAGTGTAAAGCTTGCTAGAATACATGCGGCAGCACATAGCGATGATCCTTTTGGTGTTCAAGGTTGTTCAACAGATCCAACATATCCATTTAACTTACCACTTCACATATGGGCTCCTGATTGGTTTTTACCTACTGGGGATTGTGGATTTGAGAACTCTGTAATACCAGATGGAGTTACTTTAAATAGCATTCAAGAATACTTCATAAACTTATATCAAGATGGCTGGTATTTGATACCTTCACAACACTTTATGTCTATGGCAGATAGTACTTTACTTGGCTTTGTTGTTTGTTTTATTGTATTATTAGTATTATTTACTAGTAAAATCATAACAACAGTTAAAAATCCAAAATAA